The sequence agagaaatgtcctcccttCTTCCTAGTAACGTTGTTGTCTTTACTCATGGCAGCGTTACAGCTTTACAGGTTGCGTCCCTGCAGCCGCCCCCGCCCCCGCCCCCGCCTCCACAGCCTCAACCCACAACCCGCCCCCACAGCCTCAACCCACAACCCGCCTCCACAGCCTCAACCCACAACCCGCCCCCACAGCCTCAACACACAACCCGCCTCCACAGCCTCAACACACAACCCGCCTCCACAGCCTCAACCCACAACCCGCCTCCACAGCCTCAACACACAACCCGCCTCCACAGCCTCAACACACAACCCGCCTCCACAGCCTCAACACACAACCCGCCTCCACAGCCTCAACCCACAACCCGCCTCCACAGCCTCAACCCACAACCCGCCTCCACAGCCTCAACACACAACCCGCCTCCACAGCCTCAACCCACAACCCGCCCCCACAGCCTCAACACACAACCCGCCTCCACAGCCTCAACCCACAACCCGCCTCCACAGCCTCAACCCACAACCCGCCTCCACAGCCTCAACCCACAACCCGCCTCCACAGCCTCAACACACAACCCGCCTCCACAGCCTCAACCCACAACCCGCCCCCACAGCCTCAACCCACAACCCGCCTCCACAGCCTCAACACACAACCCGCCTCCACAGCCTCAACACACAACCCGCCTCCACAGCCTCAACCCACAACCCGCCCCCACAGCCTCAACACACAACCCGCCTCCACAGCCTCAACACACAACCCGCCTCCACAGCCTCAACACACAACCCGCCTCCACAGCCTCAACCCACAACCCGCCCCCACAGCCTCAACCCACAACCCGCAACCCGCCCCCACAGCCTCAACCCACAACCCGCCTCCACAGCCTCAACCCACAACCCGCCCCCACAGCCTCAACCCACAACCCGCCCCCACAGCCTCAACCCACAACCCGCCCCCAGAGCCTCAACACACAACCCGCCCCCACAGCCTCAACACACAACCCGCCCCCAGAGCCTCAACCCACAACCCGCCCCCACAGCCTCAACCCACAACCCGCCCCCAGAGCCTCAACCCACAACCCGCCCCCAGAGCCTCAACCCACAACCCGCCTCCACAGCCTCAACACACAACCCGCCTCCACAGCCTCAACCCACAACCCGCCTCCACAGCCTCAACCCACAACCCGCCTCCACAGCCTCAACCCACAACCCGCCCCCACAGCCTCAACACACAACCCGCCTCCACAGCCTCAACCCACAACCCGCCCCCACAGCCTCAACATACAACCCGCCTCCACAGCCTCAACACACAACCCGCCTCCACAGCCTCAACACACAACCCGCCTCCACAGCCTCAACCCACAACCCGCCTCCACAGCCTCAACACACAACCCGCCCCCACAGCCTCAACACACAACCCGCCCCCACAGCCTCAACCCACAACCCGCCTCCACAGCCTCAACCCACAACCCGCCCCCACAGCCTCAACCCACAACCCGCCTCCACAGCCTCAACCCACAACCCGCCTCCACAGCCTCAACACACAACCCGCCTCCACAGCCTCAACACACAACCCGCCCCCACAGCCTCAACACACAACCCGCCCCCACAGTCGAGGCTTGACTCTATTTTGGATGCTTCAGTCCCACTGAAGGGTCTCATATCTGCATCATTACTCTCCcctgctgctactctgctacTCTGCtactctctgctgctctgctactcTGCTACTCTgctactctgctgctctctgctgctctgctgctctctgctgctgctctgctactcTGCtactctctgctgctctgctactctctgctctgctactctgctactctgctgctctctgctactctctgctgctgctctgctactcTGCtactctctgctgctctctgctgctcactgctgctctgctactctgctactctgctgctctctgctgctctgctgctctctgctgctgctctgctactcTGCtactctctgctgctctgctgctctctgctgctgctctgctactctgctgctctctgctgctctctgctactctctgctgctgctctgctactctgctgctctctgctgctctctgctactctctgctgctgctctgctactctgctgctctctgctgctctgctgctctctgctgctgctctgctactctgctgctctctgctgctctctgctgctctgctgctactctgctgctctgctgctctgctactctgctgctctctgctgctctctgctgctctctgctaccctctgctgctgctctgctactctgctgctctctgctgctctgctgctctctgctgctctctgctgctctctgctgctctgctgctactctgctgctctctgctgctctgctgctctgctactctgctgctctctgctgctgctctgctgctgctctctgctgctctgctgctctgctgctactctgctgctctctgctgctctgctgctctgctgctactctgctgctctctgctactctgctgctctgctgctgctctgctactctgctgctctgctgctgctctgctactctgctgctctctgctgctctctgctactctctgctgctgctctgctactctgctgctctctgctgctctgctgctactctgctgctctctgctgctctgctgctctgctactctgctgctctctgctgctgctctgctgctctgctgctctctgctgctctgctgctactctgctgctctgctgctctgctgctctgctgctgctactctgctgctctgctactctgctactctgctgctctgttcaGTGATCCTGTTTTAGTTGATTCTTCTACTTTGTCTCACAcctcactacacacacacatcttccacTCTGACATCCACACTCCGTACTTTAATTTCTTTAGTTACCTTTTAATTTGGTTTTCATTTGGTTAATTGGTTTAATAAACTGGTCTTGTGTTAAAGTTCAGCATGGTGTCTCTTTAGTTGGGGCCCTTTGAGCTGCTCATGacatcataaaaaaatgaaacacgACTATAaaggaataaagaaaccatcaaatattcacatctgagaaccTGAATCAGtcaattttgtcattttttctctcaaaacaattaaccaataatcaaaatagctgtcaaaataattttctgtcagttgaatAATTCATACTGAAAATCTGTTTGGAAAAAGGCTCCCAGCAGGCAGTGcgctcagccaatcagctcgcTGGGATTTGCagagcaatgtgtgtgtgtgtatgtgtgtgtgtgtgtgtgtgtgtgtgtgagtcccAGCTGTGATGGCTgctccacttcctgtctgtttcaAACCTCGTGTCACCACAGAGGTGATGACTAACTACTTCTGATTGgaccattaattgattaattgatgccAATTAATGTCAGTTATCTGTTGCTTCTTGTTGTCAGGACGTCTTTCACACCTCTCACAGGCTGTTAACTGACCGCTggtgtaaatacacacacacacacgtgtttgTCCttctatacttgtgaggaccctcaTTGACATATTGCATTTCCTAAACTGAAGCTCAAGCTAATTCTAACCGAACGTCAGAGCTTCGACCTGCTCCGAACGCTTCGTTAGTGtttctttactttactttaaatgtgcatctgttctgttttctcacatctgagaagctgcaaccagcaagtttttagcatttttgcttaaaaaacgACTAAAACGACTGTATGataatcaaaattgttgcagataaATGTTCTCTCAatggactaattgattaatggattgatcgttgcagctctaaaaccTTCTTGAATTGTGTTCGATGGTCTCAGCTGTAGTTGAACTAACGTTCAGCCACCAACGCAGACAAACAGCGCACGTTCCTGTTCTGGTTAAGTTCATCTTTCCTACAAACGAGGTTCAAAGGTCACGTTAGCTTGATTAGAGCACATGAAAGTGTTTTGAATATCTGTTATCTGTAtaaatctaaatatatataaataaaaatatatgtgcTCTGAACTCAAAACCCTTCAGATGCTGATGAGTGACGTCGGATTAACAGACAGATGCAgcgacgtgtgtgtgtgtgtgtgtgtgtgtgtgagtgtgtgtgtgtgtgtg is a genomic window of Thunnus maccoyii chromosome 4, fThuMac1.1, whole genome shotgun sequence containing:
- the LOC121895762 gene encoding putative protein FAM47C, which codes for MSSLLPSNVVVFTHGSVTALQVASLQPPPPPPPPPQPQPTTRPHSLNPQPASTASTHNPPPQPQHTTRLHSLNTQPASTASTHNPPPQPQHTTRLHSLNTQPASTASTHNPPPQPQPTTRLHSLNPQPASTASTHNPPPQPQPTTRPHSLNTQPASTASTHNPPPQPQPTTRLHSLNPQPASTASTHNPPPQPQPTTRPHSLNPQPASTASTHNPPPQPQHTTRLHSLNPQPAPTASTHNPPPQPQHTTRLHSLNTQPASTASTHNPPPQPQPTTRNPPPQPQPTTRLHSLNPQPAPTASTHNPPPQPQPTTRPQSLNTQPAPTASTHNPPPEPQPTTRPHSLNPQPAPRASTHNPPPEPQPTTRLHSLNTQPASTASTHNPPPQPQPTTRLHSLNPQPAPTASTHNPPPQPQPTTRPHSLNIQPASTASTHNPPPQPQHTTRLHSLNPQPASTASTHNPPPQPQHTTRPHSLNPQPASTASTHNPPPQPQPTTRLHSLNPQPASTASTHNPPPQPQHTTRPHSLNTQPAPTVEA